From the genome of Bradyrhizobium elkanii USDA 76, one region includes:
- a CDS encoding heavy metal translocating P-type ATPase yields MTVQSYSHRHPASVAPAATSGLAKDPICGMMVDKATALTAERSGRTYYFCSAACQRTFEDPERELSSMRRRVTIALTGVLALAILRAGAFIALAAGATLLTWAPIPALPWFTWGVWLFILVTPVQFIGGWSFYVGSWQAIRSRKINMDFLIALGTTVAYAYSVAVVFAPNILPVKVEEREVYFEVSAVIIAFVLLGKYMEEIIKKRSSAAVRKLMDLRRAVAHVVRGDTEVEVPAESIMAGEVLVVRPGDRIPTDGDVLEGASSVDESMLTGESMPVEKCPGSKVIGGTLNRSGMLRCCATRVGKDTALSQIIKLVEEAQASTAQVQRIADQATAYFVPAVVIVAFIAFAGWWLAGNFPQALLAFIAVLIISCPCALGVATPAALMVGVGKAAEAGILIRGAEVLERARKLNVVVFDKTGTLTKGEPNVTDIVPLDGSTETEVLRLGAAVEVGSEHPLGEAIVRAAKHRAISLPQVAGFEAVAGQGIRGQVDRHQVLLGNRHFFHGQSIDVANADAQMQLLEQEGKTAMIVGVDGMPMGIVAVADTLKPEAREAIDSLQSEQIEIVLLTGDNERTAKAIARQLGIDRVIAEVLPGDKAEIIKRLQREGKMVAMVGDGVNDAPALATADIGIAIGSGSDVAKETGGIILMKDDVREVVIAIRLSRLTLRKIKQNLFWAFVYNSIGIPIAALGFLNPIVAAAAMALSSLSVIVNSALLKRAKVTLA; encoded by the coding sequence ATGACTGTGCAAAGCTACTCCCACAGACATCCGGCAAGCGTTGCCCCAGCGGCCACGTCCGGACTCGCCAAGGATCCCATCTGCGGGATGATGGTCGACAAGGCCACCGCCCTCACCGCGGAGCGCAGCGGGCGGACGTATTATTTTTGCAGCGCCGCTTGCCAGCGCACCTTCGAGGACCCCGAGCGCGAACTCTCCTCAATGCGCAGGCGCGTGACCATCGCGCTCACAGGCGTTCTGGCACTCGCGATCCTGCGCGCCGGGGCTTTCATTGCGCTCGCCGCCGGGGCGACGCTCCTGACCTGGGCGCCAATTCCGGCACTCCCTTGGTTCACGTGGGGCGTTTGGCTGTTCATCCTTGTGACGCCCGTGCAGTTCATTGGCGGATGGAGCTTCTACGTCGGATCCTGGCAAGCGATCCGAAGTCGCAAGATCAACATGGACTTCCTGATCGCGCTCGGCACTACCGTGGCGTACGCCTACAGCGTGGCCGTTGTATTTGCGCCCAATATCTTGCCGGTAAAGGTGGAGGAGCGCGAGGTCTACTTCGAGGTCTCGGCGGTTATCATCGCCTTCGTGCTCCTCGGCAAGTATATGGAGGAGATCATCAAGAAGAGGTCCTCCGCTGCCGTGCGCAAGCTCATGGACCTGCGCCGTGCCGTCGCCCATGTCGTGCGCGGCGACACCGAAGTCGAGGTGCCGGCGGAATCGATCATGGCTGGCGAGGTTCTTGTCGTGCGCCCCGGCGACCGCATCCCGACTGACGGCGACGTGCTCGAAGGCGCGTCATCGGTCGACGAATCCATGCTCACCGGGGAATCAATGCCGGTCGAGAAGTGTCCCGGCAGCAAGGTCATCGGCGGCACGCTCAATCGCAGCGGCATGCTCCGGTGTTGCGCTACCCGGGTAGGCAAGGACACAGCGCTATCGCAGATCATAAAGCTGGTTGAGGAGGCGCAGGCGAGCACGGCGCAGGTTCAGCGCATTGCCGATCAGGCCACCGCCTATTTCGTCCCCGCCGTCGTAATTGTCGCGTTTATCGCTTTCGCAGGATGGTGGCTGGCCGGCAACTTCCCACAAGCGCTGCTGGCCTTCATTGCGGTGCTCATCATCTCCTGTCCGTGCGCGCTGGGCGTGGCTACGCCGGCAGCTCTCATGGTCGGTGTCGGCAAGGCAGCCGAAGCCGGCATTCTGATCCGGGGCGCCGAAGTGCTGGAAAGGGCCCGCAAACTCAACGTGGTGGTTTTCGACAAGACAGGCACGCTGACCAAAGGCGAACCGAATGTGACGGACATCGTGCCGCTCGACGGTTCTACCGAAACAGAGGTCTTGCGACTGGGGGCCGCCGTCGAAGTCGGCTCCGAGCACCCCCTTGGCGAAGCGATCGTGCGCGCCGCCAAGCATCGCGCAATCTCTCTGCCGCAGGTGGCCGGCTTCGAAGCGGTTGCCGGCCAGGGGATCCGCGGTCAGGTGGACCGCCATCAAGTGCTGCTTGGCAACAGGCACTTCTTTCATGGCCAGTCGATCGATGTTGCGAATGCTGACGCACAGATGCAACTGCTCGAGCAGGAAGGCAAGACGGCCATGATCGTCGGCGTCGACGGCATGCCGATGGGCATCGTTGCCGTCGCTGACACGCTCAAACCGGAAGCCCGCGAGGCAATTGACTCGCTGCAAAGCGAACAGATCGAGATTGTCCTGCTCACCGGGGATAACGAGCGCACGGCGAAGGCGATCGCCCGTCAGCTCGGCATTGATCGCGTCATCGCTGAGGTGCTACCGGGCGACAAGGCCGAGATCATCAAGCGCCTGCAGCGCGAGGGGAAGATGGTAGCCATGGTCGGCGACGGCGTCAACGATGCTCCCGCGCTGGCTACGGCCGACATTGGGATCGCGATCGGCTCGGGCTCGGACGTCGCCAAGGAAACAGGCGGGATCATCCTGATGAAGGATGACGTTCGCGAAGTGGTAATCGCGATTCGTCTGTCGCGCCTTACGCTCCGCAAGATCAAGCAGAACCTGTTCTGGGCTTTTGTCTACAACTCCATCGGCATTCCGATCGCGGCTCTTGGCTTCCTCAATCCAATCGTCGCCGCAGCGGCCATGGCGCTGAGTTCGCTATCGGTGATCGTCAACTCGGCGCTGCTGAAGAGGGCCAAGGTGACGTTGGCGTGA
- a CDS encoding DUF5676 family membrane protein encodes MLNTRHLIKVGMAWISIVYVVCFAAVAVYPQIRTLAMKYGLHVDIDLGTAVTTPLTFVTGLVLWNLAAAATLGLLAFLFNRIRP; translated from the coding sequence ATGCTCAACACACGGCATCTCATCAAAGTCGGCATGGCATGGATCAGCATCGTCTACGTAGTTTGCTTTGCCGCCGTCGCCGTCTATCCTCAGATCAGAACGCTAGCCATGAAGTACGGCCTGCACGTCGATATCGACCTCGGCACTGCCGTCACAACGCCTTTGACATTCGTGACCGGTCTGGTCTTGTGGAATCTCGCCGCTGCGGCGACCCTCGGGTTGCTTGCATTCCTGTTCAATCGCATCAGGCCTTAG
- a CDS encoding methyltransferase family protein: MNDAAPAYGLWSLVVVNSAIFIFFAYTFFKPQTARDWRSFGAFSAFLVALFAEMYGFPLTIYFLSGWLQSRFPDIDWFSHDAGHLLEMIFGWKANPHAGPFHILSFIFIGGGFILISVAWKALYEAQQTRSLATTGPYSYVRHPQYVGFILVMFGFLLQWPTILTLAMFPVLTIMYVRLARSEEEDSRAEFGVAYDKYAADVPGFIPKLSRLLSQESRGGYHHG; this comes from the coding sequence ATGAACGATGCAGCACCTGCCTACGGCTTGTGGAGCCTCGTGGTCGTCAATTCCGCGATCTTCATCTTTTTCGCATATACCTTCTTCAAGCCCCAAACGGCCAGGGACTGGCGCTCTTTCGGCGCCTTCAGTGCATTCTTGGTGGCCCTGTTCGCTGAGATGTATGGCTTTCCACTGACGATCTATTTTCTGTCCGGCTGGCTGCAGTCTCGATTTCCCGACATCGACTGGTTCTCGCATGATGCCGGTCACCTCCTGGAGATGATCTTTGGCTGGAAAGCCAATCCGCACGCGGGACCGTTCCATATCCTGAGCTTTATCTTCATCGGGGGTGGGTTCATTCTGATCTCAGTCGCTTGGAAAGCGCTCTACGAGGCTCAACAGACGCGCTCGCTTGCTACGACAGGGCCATACAGCTATGTGCGCCATCCGCAGTATGTCGGATTCATCTTGGTGATGTTCGGCTTTCTGCTCCAGTGGCCGACGATTCTGACGCTGGCGATGTTTCCTGTGCTGACCATAATGTATGTCCGGCTGGCAAGAAGCGAGGAAGAGGATTCACGGGCCGAATTTGGTGTCGCTTACGACAAATATGCAGCTGACGTGCCCGGGTTCATTCCGAAGCTGAGCCGGCTGCTCAGTCAGGAATCGAGGGGAGGGTATCACCATGGCTAG
- a CDS encoding DUF2933 domain-containing protein: protein MSVQDQSGHHNGARQAMSMKSKAGLVLAGFLAIAGVLLFTEHRAHVLGLLVWLPLLACPLMHVFMHGGHSHRGGQSQQNNRGGAS, encoded by the coding sequence ATGTCGGTGCAGGATCAGTCCGGTCATCACAATGGGGCACGGCAGGCCATGTCCATGAAGTCCAAGGCCGGTTTGGTGCTGGCCGGATTTCTGGCGATCGCCGGCGTGCTTCTCTTCACTGAGCACAGAGCGCATGTGCTCGGTCTTCTCGTCTGGCTCCCGCTGCTCGCTTGTCCGCTTATGCATGTGTTCATGCATGGAGGTCATAGCCATCGCGGCGGCCAAAGCCAACAGAACAACCGGGGAGGGGCGTCATGA
- a CDS encoding cupredoxin domain-containing protein, which translates to MTPDRWMVTVTGLALIGFIVWFFWLKRSIGFHASETSSGYQEAMILVKGGYTPDTIVVQSGRPVRLNFRREETASCSDKVIFADFQKSTVLPTGQTVAVELLPKSPGEFGFGCPMGMFRGKLIVE; encoded by the coding sequence ATGACCCCTGATCGTTGGATGGTGACCGTCACCGGACTCGCGCTGATCGGGTTTATCGTCTGGTTCTTCTGGCTCAAACGGTCGATCGGTTTTCACGCCAGCGAGACCAGCAGTGGGTATCAGGAGGCAATGATCTTGGTAAAGGGTGGGTACACGCCCGACACCATCGTCGTTCAAAGCGGGCGACCAGTCCGTTTGAACTTCCGCAGGGAGGAAACGGCGTCCTGTTCGGACAAGGTGATTTTCGCCGACTTTCAAAAAAGTACCGTGCTCCCGACCGGGCAGACCGTCGCGGTCGAGTTGCTGCCCAAATCCCCCGGGGAGTTCGGCTTTGGGTGTCCGATGGGAATGTTTCGGGGCAAGCTTATCGTCGAATAG
- a CDS encoding heavy metal translocating P-type ATPase — protein MSANVKELPARRPGAATQQMVQRSHIELRIGGMECAHCPPAIEKAIAAIPGVISVSINPSTKMARIDYGSARTEVADILHAVRSFGYAVGTATMRVPIENMHCGSCLTHIELALQKVPGVVSAHAGLLPSAADIEYEPEKVDIPKIRKAIESSGYHVAEPKIEPGAEILDPAEAANDQEYRKLMRKFWFAAAISVPVMALSYPDLVTGLRDWMPMGSTTRRIVWGLLGVISLPVMVWAGSQFFTGMWDALKHRAANMHTLIAIGISAAFAYSVVTVAWPQFFPRMALAEVFWDVTDVVIALVVLGLALEIKAKGRTSQAIKKLIGLKAKTARVVRDGGERDIPVEEVLVDDVVVVRPGEKIAVDGEVTGGTSAVDESMITGESIPVEKQVGDEVIGGTLNKTGSFKFKATKVGKDTALATIIRMVKDAQGSKAPIQRVVDTVSAYFVPAVMILAILAFIAWYNFGPEPRLVYATIVFVTTLIIACPCALGLATPTSLTVGIGKGAENGILIRSGDALQASEKLNAIILDKTGTITKGEPALTDVVVTQGNAETEVLRLTASLERGSEHPLGEAIVKGAEARSLKLSETEEFAAIPGHGVSGRIDGREVLFGNAKLMRDRGIAIDTLQTDWERLAEEGKTPMYVGIDGKAVGLVAVADTVKPDSKAAIDALKALGIEVVMLTGDNERTGRAIARLVGVERVLAEVLPNDKAHEVQKLQLEGKAVGMVGDGVNDAPALAQADVGFAIGTGTDVAIEASDVTLIKGSLVGVVTAIEISRATMRNVRQNLWGAFGYNSLGIPVAMGVLYPFIGLLLSPLIAAAAMAFSSLTVITNANRLRLFQPRRIAS, from the coding sequence ATGAGCGCAAATGTAAAGGAGCTTCCTGCGCGGCGCCCGGGGGCCGCGACGCAGCAGATGGTCCAGAGGAGCCACATAGAGCTACGGATCGGGGGCATGGAATGCGCCCATTGTCCGCCGGCGATCGAGAAAGCTATTGCCGCGATCCCCGGGGTTATCTCGGTCAGCATCAATCCGAGCACCAAGATGGCGAGAATTGACTACGGCTCTGCGCGGACTGAGGTCGCCGACATCCTGCACGCCGTCCGTTCCTTCGGCTATGCGGTCGGTACCGCCACAATGCGTGTGCCGATCGAGAACATGCACTGCGGCTCCTGCCTCACACATATCGAGCTTGCGCTGCAAAAGGTGCCGGGCGTTGTGTCGGCGCACGCGGGGCTCTTACCCAGCGCGGCAGATATCGAGTATGAGCCCGAGAAGGTGGACATCCCGAAGATTCGCAAGGCAATCGAATCGAGCGGATATCACGTAGCAGAGCCGAAGATCGAACCGGGCGCGGAAATCCTTGATCCTGCCGAAGCGGCCAATGATCAAGAATATCGCAAATTGATGCGGAAGTTCTGGTTCGCAGCCGCAATTTCGGTGCCGGTGATGGCGTTGAGCTATCCGGATCTGGTTACGGGATTGCGCGACTGGATGCCGATGGGGAGTACCACGCGTCGGATCGTCTGGGGTCTTCTGGGGGTAATTAGCCTACCGGTGATGGTCTGGGCGGGTTCGCAATTCTTCACGGGCATGTGGGACGCCCTCAAGCACCGCGCCGCAAATATGCATACGCTGATCGCGATCGGTATCAGCGCCGCCTTTGCCTATTCGGTCGTCACCGTGGCGTGGCCGCAATTCTTCCCGCGCATGGCGCTGGCCGAAGTGTTCTGGGACGTGACGGACGTTGTCATCGCGTTGGTCGTCCTCGGCCTTGCGCTTGAGATCAAGGCAAAGGGCCGGACCTCTCAGGCGATAAAGAAGCTGATCGGTTTGAAGGCCAAGACGGCGCGGGTCGTTCGCGATGGCGGGGAGAGGGACATTCCGGTGGAAGAGGTGCTGGTCGATGATGTCGTGGTAGTCCGGCCGGGTGAAAAGATCGCCGTCGACGGCGAGGTGACAGGCGGAACGAGCGCGGTCGACGAATCCATGATCACTGGCGAATCGATTCCGGTCGAGAAGCAGGTCGGCGACGAAGTGATCGGCGGTACACTGAACAAGACTGGCAGTTTCAAATTCAAAGCGACTAAGGTGGGCAAGGACACCGCGCTCGCAACCATCATTCGCATGGTCAAGGATGCGCAGGGCTCGAAAGCCCCGATCCAGCGCGTGGTCGACACGGTCTCCGCCTACTTTGTGCCGGCAGTCATGATCCTCGCAATTCTGGCGTTCATCGCCTGGTACAATTTCGGTCCGGAGCCGCGTTTGGTTTATGCGACCATCGTGTTCGTGACCACCCTGATCATCGCCTGCCCATGCGCGCTCGGCTTGGCGACGCCGACGTCTCTCACGGTCGGCATCGGCAAGGGGGCGGAAAACGGAATCCTGATCCGCTCCGGTGATGCCTTGCAGGCATCAGAGAAGCTCAACGCTATCATTCTGGACAAGACCGGCACGATCACCAAGGGCGAACCCGCTCTGACAGACGTCGTTGTAACTCAGGGCAACGCCGAAACAGAGGTTCTGCGCCTCACGGCTTCGCTGGAACGGGGCTCCGAACACCCGCTCGGCGAGGCAATCGTGAAGGGCGCAGAAGCGCGCAGCCTGAAGCTGTCGGAGACCGAAGAATTTGCGGCTATTCCGGGCCACGGCGTCAGCGGCCGGATTGACGGACGGGAGGTTCTGTTCGGCAACGCCAAGCTGATGCGCGACCGAGGGATTGCGATCGACACACTGCAAACAGACTGGGAGCGGCTCGCCGAAGAGGGCAAGACGCCGATGTATGTGGGCATCGATGGCAAGGCTGTTGGACTGGTTGCTGTCGCGGACACGGTCAAGCCCGACTCGAAAGCCGCCATTGATGCGCTGAAGGCGCTCGGAATCGAGGTCGTCATGCTGACCGGCGACAATGAGCGCACGGGGCGGGCGATTGCTCGCCTGGTCGGCGTCGAGCGGGTGCTCGCCGAGGTGCTGCCCAACGACAAGGCGCACGAAGTCCAGAAGCTCCAACTCGAAGGCAAAGCCGTCGGAATGGTAGGCGATGGCGTCAACGATGCGCCCGCGCTTGCGCAGGCCGACGTTGGCTTCGCGATCGGCACTGGCACGGACGTAGCTATCGAGGCGAGCGACGTCACGCTGATCAAGGGCAGCCTCGTGGGAGTGGTAACCGCAATCGAGATCAGCCGCGCAACCATGCGCAACGTTCGCCAAAACCTCTGGGGAGCCTTCGGCTACAATTCGCTAGGGATTCCGGTCGCAATGGGGGTGCTCTACCCATTCATAGGTCTCTTGCTGTCGCCATTGATTGCGGCCGCTGCCATGGCGTTCAGCTCGTTGACTGTCATCACCAACGCCAACCGGCTCCGCCTGTTTCAGCCCCGAAGGATTGCATCATGA